A genomic window from Pygocentrus nattereri isolate fPygNat1 chromosome 22, fPygNat1.pri, whole genome shotgun sequence includes:
- the zgc:171579 gene encoding G-protein coupled receptor 4 translates to MENIPNTSSHVGQGISTVGNACGIDFKQDSVFLPVLYGIFFIIGTPLNLVALFGLYRLVKAENVLPVYVINLLLADLIQLLTLPLWMDYYANEHNWRFGPRSCQFMGMFFYISVYAGIFFMCIIALERHMAIVRPLNFQNFRKLRWACFIALGVWVLIAVPPSVAFDKLFPKQNYTLCIEKYPSEGNFITYRLITLLLSFIVPLSFIALLHRKTLRSLMAINSLLSEEKRRIRAMLTLLVAIFVMVLGPYHFIGCVKYLGLLIHSQVCEWEKAMFVPYQLGRGLLSLNSLLDPVLYIFLRSDIRALAGRYLPCLSTARGISQKSSSGMSERPTNSTED, encoded by the coding sequence ATGGAGAACATCCCGAATACCAGCTCACATGTTGGACAAGGCATCTCAACTGTGGGCAACGCATGCGGAATAGACTTCAAGCAAGACAGCGTCTTCCTTCCCGTCCTGTATGGCATCTTCTTCATCATCGGCACACCACTGAACCTGGTGGCTCTTTTCGGCCTATACCGGCTGGTCAAAGCGGAGAACGTTCTACCGGTTTATGTCATTAACCTGCTACTTGCCGATCTCATCCAGCTTCTGACCCTCCCCCTCTGGATGGACTATTACGCCAATGAACACAATTGGCGCTTTGGGCCTCGTTCATGTCAGTTTATGGGCATGTTCTTCTACATCAGCGTCTACGCCGGGATCTTCTTCATGTGCATCATTGCGCTGGAGCGTCACATGGCCATAGTCAGGCCTCTGAATTTCCAGAATTTCCGAAAGCTGAGGTGGGCCTGCTTTATAGCGCTTGGCGTTTGGGTTCTAATCGCCGTGCCGCCCTCGGTGGCCTTCGACAAACTCTTCCCCAAGCAGAATTACACCCTGTGTATTGAGAAGTATCCTTCAGAGGGCAATTTCATCACCTACAGGCTGATTACTTTACTCCTGTCCTTCATCGTACCCCTCAGTTTCATCGCCCTGCTCCACCGAAAGACCCTTCGGTCGCTGATGGCAATCAACTCCCTTTTGTCCGAGGAAAAGAGGCGTATCAGAGCGATGCTGACCCTCCTGGTGGCTATATTTGTCATGGTGCTGGGACCCTATCATTTCATCGGATGCGTGAAGTACCTCGGGCTGCTGATCCACAGCCAAGTGTGCGAGTGGGAGAAGGCCATGTTTGTCCCTTATCAGCTGGGGAGAGGCTTGCTAAGCCTCAACAGCCTGCTTGATCCCGTGCTCTATATCTTCCTGCGGAGTGATATCCGGGCACTGGCAGGACGCTACTTACCTTGCTTGAGCACAGCGAGGGGCATCAGTCAGAAGTCATCAAGTGGGATGTCAGAGAGACCAACAAACTCCACTGAAGACTGA